One stretch of Cloacibacillus sp. DNA includes these proteins:
- a CDS encoding helix-turn-helix domain-containing protein translates to METLETKLEYLIELLEKERSGTRRFLTKEEAAEYMGMSSYTLDEYQRLGKLKIPSVKIGKMVRYDLKDIERYCDELPRRERKEA, encoded by the coding sequence ATGGAAACACTTGAAACCAAGCTCGAATATCTGATCGAGCTACTTGAGAAAGAGCGCAGCGGCACGCGCCGATTCCTCACGAAAGAGGAGGCCGCCGAGTACATGGGGATGAGCTCTTATACGCTGGATGAATACCAGCGGCTGGGTAAACTGAAAATCCCCTCTGTGAAGATCGGCAAAATGGTGAGATATGACTTGAAAGACATAGAACGGTATTGCGACGAGCTGCCGCGGCGAGAAAGGAAGGAGGCATAG